A window of Methanocaldococcus vulcanius M7 genomic DNA:
TAGCATTTGTTATGTCCTATCTACTTCAAATTTTAGCTGGAATATATATGCCGTCAGATATATTTGTTTTTTATATGATTTTATTACCATATTTTATTCCGTTTATTATTATGTTGGGATATATACTTATGGTTTTTGAGAGTTCTATCTATGGAAAGGATGATTTACCTAATTTAGATGCTAAAAAGCTAATTCTATATGGATTTAAGGCATTTGGCTATATATTGTTGTTATTGTTAATAATTACATTAGTTTTTTTAATATGGATAATATTATATGAAACGATAAAATATGGTAATTCTCCTCTATATTCTCGTGCTTTTGGATTATTTCCACCATTTTCATATATTGCAGGAATAATATTTTTAATACTGGTCATATTTATGGCAAATCTCATAATTCTATGTTCAGTCTTGTCTATGCCCTCGTATGAATGCTTTACGTTAATACCCTGGAGTTTTATTGGTAGAAATATGAGCGACTATTTAATAATAGCAATAGTTTGGTTCTTCTTTCCCATTATACTTTTTAAACTCTATAATAGAAATATTAATCTAAAAAAATTGGTAAGATTTACATTTTTCCTAAGATATTTTCTAATTTTCGTAATTTCTGGAATTTATCTGTTATTGATTTTTAAGATAGTGCTTTTTGTAGATTATTTTAAAACTCTTATAATCTTTTACCTTCTCATAGTTATTGCAAGGATGTTCGGAGTGTATTTTAGAGAGGTAGAGAACAATTATAAAAAGGTGAGATTATGAAAAAACTTCTATCTTTTATATTTTTAATTTTTCTTATTTACTCTTTTGGAGTTTCTTCAGCTGAAGTTTGTCCATTTAAGGATGGATTTATAATAATTTATCATGATATTGGTTATGATAAGCTTTTTGGATATACTTACAACGATTCTAAGATTTTGTATTTTAACAACTCAAAAACTTTAATGGACATAACTCCTATTTCTGACTATTACTTTCCTGAGTTGTATCATAATATACCATATTATTATTGTGGCTCAACTAATAATTTAACTATATTATCTTTTGGATATTTTTATTTCCCAAAAAATGGTGACGGAATAGTTTTTTTAGGTGTTTTAGTATACACAACAAAGGACAATAAAATAAACTACACTGAGAAAATATTGTGGGCTGATGTTTTTTATTCAGTTGATGATTTTGATATATCTCCTCCTGCATGTTCTTCTAATGAGGCATTACTTGTTTATTGTTATAAAATGAAAGCAGATTATCCAGAAAATATTCTTGTGTTAATAAATAACACCAACATAACCGAATTAAAGAAGTTTGAGGATGACAACTATTATACTACGTTCCAACATTACATATATCAACCTATATTCATCTTTACAATCTACGATTCGAAGGCAAAGAAGTTTTATATCTTAGATGGGCGTTTATCAAATACTTCATTTCCTTTGTATTCTTATTACGGTGGAAAAATCCATTTCGAAGATAACATAACTCTTCCAAAATATGAAAATATTTCTTGGGAGTGTATAGATTTTTACAGCATAAATGGGACTTTATATATTGTTATGAAGGAATATAACTATTCTTTTGGGAGTTATATAGATAAAAAACCCTACCTTTTACTTTGGAGAAATAAAACCATAAAAATCATAAGTAATTATTCAAATCCATATTATTTTGCTAAAATCAAAGGAGGAGAAATTCCAATAGAAAAGAGTTATCTAAAAAGAATCTTTAGAGACAAGTATGAAAATATAAGAATTACTGACTTAGCATACAATAACGGGATGCTATTAATAGAAACAGAAGAAAATCACAAATTGCACTATTATATCATAAAAAACAACTCAATAGAAGAGATAAAACTAAAAAATATTATAAAATTGTATAAAACAAAACATACCTTATGGGATGATATTAAAAAGACATTAGAGCCAAAAATTTATTGGATAATTCATAATTGGTATGTAATTGTCTTAGTTATTGCTGGATTGTTATGGAGTTTGGTGTTGTTTTATGGAAAAAGATGAATAATCACCATATATAAAATATATTAAGCTTACCAGGGGAAATTATGAAAAAGATACACTTAACTTTAATTATACTCTTTGTTGCTTTATCATTGTTATTTATTTTTAATAATACCCAGCATGTCAAACCAACTTACATAAACAAATTTCCTTACATAATTAATAGCCCAGGATATTATGTTATAAACACTACTGCAACTTTAAATGAAACTGCTATTATCATAAATTCAGATAATGTTGTTTTAGATGGAAATGGATGTGTTTTAAAAGGAATGGGAAATTATTGTGGAATAAAGATAGATAACGGCATAGATATAAAAATTAAAAATTTAGTTGTAAATGACTGGAAATATGGAGTATTTGCTAATGGTTATCAAATAACATTAGAAAATATCTCTGCCTATGGAAATAAATATGGGATATATGCTTTAAATCATAATGGAATCATCATTTTAAATGGTAAGATTTATAATGCAGGCATAAAAATGAGAAATTGTAAGATGTTTAACAATACTTACAACTTTGCTCTAAAAAATTACGATTTGGATTGGGATAAAAATTCTAACAATATTGACATGTCCAATACTGTTAATGGGAAGCCAATATACTATTTAATAAACAAAAGAAATATTGTTATAAGTAAGTCATCAAATATAGGAGCTTTATATTTAATTAACTGCGAGAATATTAGCATAGAAGGGCTAAATTTAACAAATAACGTTTATGGTGTCTTTATTTATGGTGGAAAAAACATATCCATTAAAAACTCAGTAGTATGTTTTAACCAGTGGGGAATCTATGCATATAAAGTTGATAACTTAAACTTGGAAAATATATCTTCATACTCAAACATCGTTGGAATGCATTTTGAGTTTTCAAATAAACATATAGAAAACTGCAAAATGTTTGATAATACATTTAATCTTGTAATCATTGATTCGATAGGCCAAGATTTTGGTTATATAAAAAATACAACAGTAAATAATAGGTTAGTGTATTATTTGATTAATAAAAGCAGTTTAATCATTGATAAACACTCAAATGCTGGAACTATATATTTAATAAACTGCAACAACATCACTGTCAAAAATTTAAACCTAACCAATAATGGGTTTGGTGTCTATTTAATTAATACTTCAAACTCAAAATTTGAAAATTTAAGAATATCTAATAATTGGTGGGGGGTATATCTAACATTATCATACAATAATACCTTTAAAAATATATCTCTAATTTCAAATATTCATAATATTTCCGGCTCTAAAGGAAATAACTTTATAAATGTAGTTAATGTCCCAATATCAAATGAATCCCGTATTTTAAAAAAGTATTATGAGTTATGGGAATAAGACATGAAAAGATTTGATTATTATTTAAAGAAATCTAAGAAAATTGATAAGATTTAGATGTTTATTTTTTCATATTTTATATCCATATTTTTAATACTTTCGATTTATAAAGTGTCATAATAATTATGATGAACGATAAAAATTATCAAAAAACATAATTTTTATGTTTAGATAAGAATCAAATTTAAATATAATGAGATGGAATATAGCGAGAATGTTTGGATTGTATTTCGGAGAGATAAAGGAAAATTTTTTTTATAAAAAGTATTAAACTGACGGTTTAATGTTAGTTCCGACATAATGTGGGGTGGAATAATGAAAAAAGTTATCCTCTTTTTAATTTTAATATTTATATATTTATTTCATCCATTATTTGCAGATGAAAATATCTCAATTGAAGGCATGGCTACAAATGGAACGGATGTAATGATCAGTGTTTATGATAAAATCAACTCAAAGATGTATGAAATATTATATAATGGAAAAAATTTTGAAGTTATTTTAAAATTTCCAATAAATGAATCTGAATTATTCAACAACTCAAAGATAAACTTTGAGCCAAAGGATTGGAATTTTTATAATTATTTTAAACATCCTATTG
This region includes:
- a CDS encoding DUF4013 domain-containing protein — protein: MNQIIKKLIIEPLIYPFYKGNYKNFIILGLILTILVAFVMSYLLQILAGIYMPSDIFVFYMILLPYFIPFIIMLGYILMVFESSIYGKDDLPNLDAKKLILYGFKAFGYILLLLLIITLVFLIWIILYETIKYGNSPLYSRAFGLFPPFSYIAGIIFLILVIFMANLIILCSVLSMPSYECFTLIPWSFIGRNMSDYLIIAIVWFFFPIILFKLYNRNINLKKLVRFTFFLRYFLIFVISGIYLLLIFKIVLFVDYFKTLIIFYLLIVIARMFGVYFREVENNYKKVRL
- a CDS encoding right-handed parallel beta-helix repeat-containing protein, with the translated sequence MKKIHLTLIILFVALSLLFIFNNTQHVKPTYINKFPYIINSPGYYVINTTATLNETAIIINSDNVVLDGNGCVLKGMGNYCGIKIDNGIDIKIKNLVVNDWKYGVFANGYQITLENISAYGNKYGIYALNHNGIIILNGKIYNAGIKMRNCKMFNNTYNFALKNYDLDWDKNSNNIDMSNTVNGKPIYYLINKRNIVISKSSNIGALYLINCENISIEGLNLTNNVYGVFIYGGKNISIKNSVVCFNQWGIYAYKVDNLNLENISSYSNIVGMHFEFSNKHIENCKMFDNTFNLVIIDSIGQDFGYIKNTTVNNRLVYYLINKSSLIIDKHSNAGTIYLINCNNITVKNLNLTNNGFGVYLINTSNSKFENLRISNNWWGVYLTLSYNNTFKNISLISNIHNISGSKGNNFINVVNVPISNESRILKKYYELWE